One genomic window of Mus pahari chromosome 23, PAHARI_EIJ_v1.1, whole genome shotgun sequence includes the following:
- the Sdsl gene encoding serine dehydratase-like — protein MEGTLAERVGAEPFHRVTPLLESWALSQVAGMRVFLKYENVQIAGSFKIRGIGYFCQQMAKKGCRHLVCSSGGNAGIAAAYSARKLGIPVTIVLPEGTSVQVVRRLEGEGAEVQLTGKVWDEANVKAQELATRDGWVNVSPFDHPLIWEGHGSIVRELKDSLGTPPGAVVLAVGGGGLLAGVTAGLLEVGWQHVPIVAMETHGAHSFNAALQAGQPVTLPDITSVARSLGAKTVAARTLECAKECEVLSEVVEDWEAVSAVQRFLDDERMLVEPACGAALAAVYSGILQRLQAEGRLSPTLASVVVIVCGGNNISSQQLQELKTQLGCS, from the exons ATGGAAGGGACCTTGGCAGAGCGCGTCGGGGCGGAGCCTTTCCACAGGGTCACGCCCCTGCTGGAGAGCTGGGCGCTGTCTCAGGTGGCAGGCATGCGGGTCTTCCTCAAGTACGAGAATGTGCAGATAGCTGGCTCCTTTAAGATCCGGGGCATCGGATATTTCTGTCAGCAG atGGCCAAGAAGGGATGCAGACATCTGGTGTGCTCCTCAG GGGGCAATGCGGGCATTGCGGCTGCATACTCGGCTCGTAAGCTGGGCATCCCCGTCACCATCGTGCTCCCAGAGGGCACCTCCGTGCAGGTGGTGAGGCGGCTGGAGGGGGAAGGGGCCGAGGTCCAGCTGACTGGGAAG GTCTGGGATGAAGCCAACGTAAAAGCCCAAGAACTGGCCACCAGGGATGGCTGGGTGAATGTCTCTCCGTTTGACCATCCCCTGATATG GGAAGGCCATGGCAGCATAGTGCGGGAGCTAAAGGACTCACTAGGGACCCCTCCAGGTGCCGTGGTGCTGGCCGTGGGGGGCGGAGGGCTCCTGGCGGGCGTGACTGCTGGCCTGCTAGAGGTGGGCTGGCAGCATGTGCCCATCGTTGCCATGGAGACCCACGGGGCGCACAGTTTCAACGCAGCCTTGCAGGCAGGCCAGCCGGTCACCCTGCCAGACATCACCAG tgTAGCCAGGAGCCTCGGAGCCAAGACGGTGGCTGCACGGACCTTGGAGTGTGCAAAGGAGTGTGAGGTCCTCTCTGAGGTGGTAGAAGACTGGGAGGCTGTCAGTGCTGTGCAGAGGTTCCTGG ATGATGAGCGCATGCTGGTGGAACCTGCCTGTGGGGCCGCCCTGGCTGCCGTCTACTCCGGCATCCTGCAAAGGCTCCAGGCTGAGGGCCGCCTGAGCCCCACCCTGGCTTCCGTTGTGGTCATCGTGTGCGGTGGCAACAACATCAGTAGCCAACAGCTTCAGGAGCTGAAAACCCAGCTGGGCTGCAGCTGA